In Topomyia yanbarensis strain Yona2022 chromosome 2, ASM3024719v1, whole genome shotgun sequence, one DNA window encodes the following:
- the LOC131685906 gene encoding adult cuticle protein 1-like: protein MKCIAAVVMVAFVAVARAGLIYSAPWAYTLPHTTVVQSNSAPKLVAAAATPFSGWSFAPSSAAAWPFHSAPYYVPYGAPFTYSAPISYSAPIAYSAPGLLLQKEARYLAANRGAIHEAPLPGHEYSQQQLNLEPAAGTV from the exons ATGAAG TGCATCGCAGCTGTAGTCATGGTAGCTTTTGTCGCTGTAGCCCGAGCCGGTCTTATCTACAGTGCACCGTGGGCTTACACCCTGCCCCACACCACAGTCGTCCAGAGTAACTCAGCACCGAAATTGGTGGCGGCGGCCGCAACTCCCTTCAGCGGATGGTCTTTTGCGCCATCGAGCGCCGCTGCCTGGCCCTTCCATAGTGCCCCGTACTACGTGCCCTATGGTGCTCCGTTTACTTACAGTGCTCCGATTTCCTATAGTGCCCCCATTGCATACAGCGCTCCCGGTCTGCTACTCCAGAAGGAGGCTCGCTATCTGGCTGCCAACCGAGGTGCCATCCACGAGGCGCCCCTTCCGGGACATGAGTACTCCCAGCAGCAGCTCAATCTGGAACCAGCTGCGGGAACCGTTTGA